In Anabas testudineus chromosome 12, fAnaTes1.2, whole genome shotgun sequence, the genomic stretch TGATTTCTCGGTACCCTTCTCCTGCAGAGTTGGATGCTTTTGCCCAGAAGACTGCCAATAGCCCGCTGTCCATCAAAATCTTTCCATCTGACGTCCGGGtgccacaacacaaacagcttaaCAAAACAGTCAACGGCTTAGACACCACAGGCCAACACTTTAGCTCCTATTCAAACCTGTACTCAGGAGGCTATCAAGGCTTGTTGGCCATCGTCAAAGCCTCGGTGGTGACGAAAGGTGTGGTGAAAAACTCGGAGGGTAGGAGGACTAAGCATGCAAACACCCAGAGTTCTGTGGCACCATATAATAATCCTCTCAATAATGGCTACACAGTCAGACATGGGCATAAGGCCTATCATATAAGCTCATGTAAGCCTCCTGATGTACCCATTGAGACACTTTGTTCTAGTGCAGGGATGGCCTCCGGAGATCAAAGTCTGGCCCCCCAGTCTGAGCTGGCAGAGGTTCAAAGCCTGATGAGACAGATGAGCAGAGTTCCCCACAGCCAGGTTCTGCAGCTAGGGGGAGAGGCTCGAGCCAGCCCCTCTCTGCAGGCTGTGGCTGCAGTGGCACATTCAGACTCTGATTTTGTCCTGGGAGTGCCGCCCCAGAGCAGTCTGGCAGTCGCGGGAGCAGTACTACCTACACACAGCGCAGACATAGCCAAAGCTGGGTACTTAGAGAAAGGAGACTACGCCGTGTGGCAGCACAAACATCAAATTCAGCAGTATCAGCATGGAGCAGGGAGGATGTACAGTGTGAGTAACAGTGCTCAGgggcacagagcagcagaggctCGGGTTGGAGAGTCTCCTGAAACCTGCCTCCCTTTGGCATGCTCCTCACAGCTGTCATACAGGCTGCATCCTTCCAGCGTGGATACTGGGCAAGAGCGAGTGAGCACCTCCTCTGTGAACTGTGCCGCCGTGCAGGGGGACTTCTCCACCAGACAGTACTTTGCTCCTCTCTGGGACAGTGTAGTGTCCACCCCTAATAATGACTGTTTTACTTCTCAGGTGCTGGCAACGGGTACATGTTCAGCCAGGCCTAGAGACCTGGGGCTCTCCCATCCCCATATCCACGCAAACCGCCTTCATCACCTCCACCCTCAgcatcatcagctgcagctccacccTCTTGCTCCACCTCATACCCAGGCTTACAGCACAGACCAAAACCTGTGTTGCGGGCTGCCTAGTTCTAGCCTGTGCCACGCTGCCGTACTTAGCAGCAGCCTGCAGTCTCTGGAGTGCCTCATCAGTGAGATCCACCCTCCGTGCATCAAAGAGCGCATGCTGGGCCGTGGGTACGAAGCCATGGGGATGCCTCAGCTGCTCGAGCACCACCAGCAAAGCCACATCCAGCTCCCCGTCTACAGATAAGACAAGGTTCCGCTGCACAACGGGACGCAGAAGTGACAAACCTTTTATACATAGTGGAACTGTCAGTGTAGACATTTTTGAGAATGAGACATGCCCTTTTAGTTTGTGCATGTGATTTGTAGAAGGTTTTGTGTTATAAGCCTGAAGATAAATGATAATCACGACTTAAGATACAGGTTTATCTTATGgacttttcatgttttatttttatatcttgaATGGCCATCAAATATAgctgttctttcatttttaaagatgcTGAGCACTAATCAAAGTTTGCCATTTCACCATCAAAGATTCTTTTGAAATTATCACTGGTACTCTTCTATAAACGCTTGAATCTGGAAAGATCGCAGTTtttgtgaatatactgtatgtttagcCCTATAATGGCTTCTTATTGAGAGGGAACATTCCTAACTTATTACCTGAAGTTTTGTTGGTTCGTCTGCTGCTTCGTTGTGGATTTAGTTTGTCCACTTTTCAGTGACTGCCGTGTAAACAGAAATACGCAGTGCCCCAGCTTCAGCAATATGATGCAAATTTCCTGGCCTCTGTGTTATTTACATacaaatgtgaatatatttttttgttatgcAGTCACAAAGTTGTGTAATTTAACATATGAATGATTTATTGTAGTCATGCTCAGCATATTAGGACTGTTGTACATCCAAATCAACACTGTGGCAATCAGGCCAAGCAAGATCTTTCCTTTTTGCTCTAttttttgtaactttttttaatttttaaaatgttgtgttgtaaaatgttgagacttttttttcaattaattgtttttctctgcaagGTGGTGACACTGATACACATCACCAGATAATGGAGTGCCATGTTGGAGAGCAGGCAACTTGAATCATTTACATTATGTTCTTTGTAGGGCTATATGATCTGTGGTGGCGTGAGATGTACGACTGGgttgttctttgtgtgtctgcactggTTCTGTAATACTATTATTTATGTTGGCCTGTTCAGTTATATAGCAAACCGTCTCTATAATATAAAGTGCAATTATTATAAATGAACATGTGAGCGCTCTCCATGAAGTATGTTGGAAGATCTACATTTTACAATGTAGGACCCTAATCTTTCACCCTTTTTTGCCTCTTCTTAATAAGGATTGTcaagtaaattaaattttataaaCCCAGCCGATGCTTTGTGTTAtgtattattagttattatgtGGCAAATCTGCAGCTGAGAAGATGGGTTTATTATAGCCATGAATGATAAACTAGTTATGGAAATATGAGACATGCAAATCGGAGATTTCATTCTCCTAAGATGCATCTTTTCCCTGGAATATTTCAGGTTTATAACATGATGTAAGTCAATGATGCAAGGTGAAAGTGCaaattttttttatgatgaattATGTCACGGTGGCCAATGCTTGAGGCAGGAGCCTTTGAATCCTTCAAAACatgtatgtaaatgaaaacGTGCAAGCCGTCTGCTTTTCCTATATCACATATATGTATGAAAAATACATACCTCCTTGCAAATAAATCCAGAGAAATATTACTGCTAATATTATTCTGAAATAGGCCCGCCATTACTTAGCTATTGAATTGCTAATCCTATATTGTGTTCCTGCATGCAC encodes the following:
- the LOC113158304 gene encoding protein FAM222A, producing MLACIQRRQNLTSQRLACTPKSLDVLPPPLLLPVPPLQPCTHKGEPTSMISRYPSPAELDAFAQKTANSPLSIKIFPSDVRVPQHKQLNKTVNGLDTTGQHFSSYSNLYSGGYQGLLAIVKASVVTKGVVKNSEGRRTKHANTQSSVAPYNNPLNNGYTVRHGHKAYHISSCKPPDVPIETLCSSAGMASGDQSLAPQSELAEVQSLMRQMSRVPHSQVLQLGGEARASPSLQAVAAVAHSDSDFVLGVPPQSSLAVAGAVLPTHSADIAKAGYLEKGDYAVWQHKHQIQQYQHGAGRMYSVSNSAQGHRAAEARVGESPETCLPLACSSQLSYRLHPSSVDTGQERVSTSSVNCAAVQGDFSTRQYFAPLWDSVVSTPNNDCFTSQVLATGTCSARPRDLGLSHPHIHANRLHHLHPQHHQLQLHPLAPPHTQAYSTDQNLCCGLPSSSLCHAAVLSSSLQSLECLISEIHPPCIKERMLGRGYEAMGMPQLLEHHQQSHIQLPVYR